In the Paenibacillus pabuli genome, one interval contains:
- a CDS encoding amino acid ABC transporter ATP-binding protein → MIEFRGVQKHFGHFHVLKDIHLHIEEGEVVVIIGPSGSGKSTLLRCINRLETITEGELVVSGVPLHQKKVDINLFRRDIGMVFQHFNLYPHKKVIDNITLAPVKVRKQPKEQAAATAMKYLTRVGIADKADSYPSQLSGGQQQRVAIARGLAMEPKIMLFDEPTSALDPEMIGEVLDVMRSLAHNGMTMVVVTHEMGFAREVADRVIFMDEGRIVEEAPAAEFFDNPREERAQQFLSRLIHH, encoded by the coding sequence TTGATTGAATTTAGGGGTGTGCAGAAGCACTTTGGTCATTTTCATGTCCTCAAAGATATTCATCTTCACATTGAAGAAGGAGAGGTCGTTGTCATCATTGGCCCTTCCGGCTCCGGTAAAAGTACACTGCTCCGCTGCATCAATCGTCTCGAGACCATTACGGAAGGCGAACTCGTCGTCAGCGGTGTCCCTTTACATCAGAAAAAGGTGGACATCAACCTCTTTCGCCGTGACATTGGCATGGTTTTTCAACACTTCAATCTCTATCCTCACAAAAAAGTCATCGATAACATTACGCTTGCCCCTGTCAAGGTGCGCAAACAGCCCAAAGAACAGGCAGCCGCTACGGCAATGAAGTATCTGACCCGGGTGGGCATTGCCGACAAGGCAGACAGCTATCCCTCCCAGTTGTCCGGTGGACAGCAGCAGCGGGTCGCCATCGCACGTGGGCTCGCCATGGAGCCCAAAATCATGCTTTTTGACGAACCTACCTCTGCCCTCGACCCCGAAATGATCGGGGAAGTGCTGGACGTCATGCGCTCTCTCGCTCATAACGGGATGACCATGGTTGTCGTTACCCACGAGATGGGATTCGCCCGTGAAGTGGCAGACCGTGTCATCTTCATGGACGAAGGCCGAATCGTGGAAGAGGCTCCTGCCGCAGAATTTTTCGATAACCCGCGGGAAGAGCGGGCACAGCAGTTCCTAAGCCGCCTAATTCATCATTGA
- a CDS encoding transporter substrate-binding domain-containing protein, giving the protein MKNVLKWPSFVLVLILSLVLAGCSTGEESTNSSGGGDGENAAAKGTIEQIRERGKLIAGVKYDTKLFGLKDPASGEVEGFDIDIAKALAKQILGDETKVELKEVTSKTRIPMLQNGDIDIIIATMTITDERKEQVDFSDVYFEAGQSLLVKNDSAITGLESLGGVKVLAVKGSTSAQNIREKAPDAEVLEFDNYQDAFTALKAGKGEALTTDNIILIGMQQTDNNYKLVGGNFTSEPYGMAIRKGDTAFVEEVNSLLKSMKDSGEYDTLHEKWLGSKPE; this is encoded by the coding sequence ATGAAAAATGTATTGAAGTGGCCGTCGTTTGTCCTTGTTTTGATTCTTTCGTTGGTTTTGGCCGGCTGTAGTACGGGAGAAGAATCAACCAACAGCAGCGGTGGTGGTGATGGTGAGAATGCTGCCGCCAAAGGAACGATTGAACAGATTAGGGAGCGGGGCAAACTGATTGCCGGGGTAAAATACGATACGAAGCTCTTTGGCTTGAAAGACCCGGCAAGCGGCGAAGTGGAGGGATTCGATATTGATATCGCCAAGGCGCTCGCCAAACAGATTCTTGGAGACGAGACCAAGGTCGAGCTGAAGGAAGTCACATCCAAAACCCGGATTCCCATGCTGCAGAATGGCGACATTGATATCATCATCGCTACCATGACCATCACGGATGAGCGGAAGGAGCAAGTGGATTTCAGTGACGTTTACTTCGAGGCCGGACAGTCCCTACTTGTAAAAAACGATAGTGCCATCACTGGTTTGGAGAGCCTGGGAGGCGTGAAGGTACTTGCCGTTAAGGGTTCAACCTCTGCGCAAAATATTCGTGAAAAAGCACCGGATGCCGAAGTACTGGAATTCGACAACTATCAGGATGCCTTCACTGCGCTCAAAGCAGGCAAAGGCGAGGCACTGACGACGGACAATATCATCCTGATCGGCATGCAGCAAACGGACAACAACTACAAGCTGGTTGGTGGCAACTTCACAAGTGAGCCATATGGAATGGCCATCCGCAAAGGCGACACTGCTTTTGTAGAAGAAGTAAACAGCCTGCTCAAGAGCATGAAGGATAGTGGTGAATACGATACGTTACATGAGAAATGGCTTGGCAGCAAGCCCGAGTAA
- a CDS encoding amino acid ABC transporter permease, whose translation MGKLDFDVLFKHSDRFLEGFLNTIQVSIMALIGSFILGAIMAIFRISPIKPLNWIGTAFVEFIRNIPLLLVVFFFYLGLPSLGISLDGFVSGTLGLTIYTAAFIAEAIRAGIQTVPRGQLEAARSSGLSYVQAMNLIILPQAIKIVLPSIGNQFINLVKNSSILAVVAGMDLMYFADLVNSDTFQPLSVYTIVALFYLVLTLPLSFLVHYMERRFGQSDAEARSSKGKPKKNKPAGQVTM comes from the coding sequence ATGGGCAAATTGGATTTTGATGTATTGTTCAAGCATTCCGATCGTTTCCTGGAGGGATTCCTCAATACGATTCAAGTAAGCATCATGGCTTTGATCGGCAGCTTTATCCTTGGAGCAATCATGGCAATCTTCCGGATATCCCCCATCAAGCCGCTCAATTGGATTGGTACGGCTTTTGTGGAATTCATTCGAAATATTCCGCTTCTGCTGGTCGTGTTCTTCTTTTACCTTGGACTGCCCTCCCTTGGCATTTCACTGGACGGGTTTGTCTCCGGTACGCTAGGTCTTACCATCTACACGGCAGCTTTTATTGCAGAAGCCATCCGGGCAGGCATTCAGACCGTCCCCCGGGGACAGCTGGAGGCCGCTAGATCTTCAGGTTTGTCCTACGTACAGGCCATGAACCTGATCATTCTGCCGCAGGCAATCAAGATCGTACTGCCATCCATCGGCAATCAATTTATTAATCTGGTCAAAAACTCCTCCATTCTTGCAGTTGTTGCCGGCATGGATCTGATGTATTTTGCCGATCTGGTCAATTCGGATACATTCCAGCCCCTGAGCGTGTATACAATTGTTGCACTCTTCTACCTCGTACTGACGCTGCCACTCAGCTTCCTTGTTCATTATATGGAGCGCAGGTTTGGACAGAGTGACGCCGAAGCACGGAGCAGTAAGGGCAAACCGAAGAAAAACAAGCCGGCAGGTCAGGTTACGATGTGA
- a CDS encoding amino acid ABC transporter permease translates to MDFSGAYAWPNLRFLLHGFLITLQVAGLSIVFSFVLGTVLGTVRYTRIPVLSQIVAVIVDTIRNLPLLLIIFFIHIVLPQLGIKMSVFWSTVVGLSLFEGAMIAEIVRSGLKSVERGQVEAARSSGLSYMQTLSGIIMPQALRRMSPPMVSQFISLLKDTSLAIIISLPELMHNVQILGGQSFDYVIPALLLAAVLYFVINYALSILARRLEAKMN, encoded by the coding sequence ATGGACTTTAGCGGGGCCTATGCCTGGCCCAACCTTCGTTTCCTGCTGCATGGATTCCTGATTACCCTGCAAGTGGCAGGGCTGTCAATTGTCTTCAGTTTTGTTCTCGGCACCGTGCTGGGTACCGTCCGATATACGCGTATTCCGGTCCTGTCACAGATCGTTGCGGTTATCGTGGATACGATTCGAAACCTGCCGCTGCTGCTGATCATATTTTTCATTCATATTGTCCTGCCCCAGCTGGGGATCAAAATGTCTGTCTTCTGGTCTACCGTCGTTGGACTCAGCCTGTTTGAAGGCGCTATGATTGCAGAAATTGTCCGTAGCGGGCTCAAATCGGTTGAGCGCGGACAGGTGGAAGCCGCCCGTTCCTCTGGTCTCAGCTATATGCAGACCCTGAGCGGCATCATTATGCCACAGGCACTGCGCCGCATGTCGCCGCCGATGGTCAGTCAGTTCATCTCCCTCCTGAAGGATACATCCCTGGCCATTATCATCTCCTTGCCGGAGTTGATGCACAACGTGCAGATCCTTGGCGGCCAGAGCTTCGATTATGTTATCCCTGCTCTTCTGCTCGCAGCGGTATTGTATTTTGTCATCAACTACGCACTTTCCATCTTGGCCCGGCGTCTTGAGGCAAAAATGAATTGA
- a CDS encoding FAD-dependent oxidoreductase: MSERMSMKTEQADVVIVGGGPAGITAALAAGRQGVRTVLVERYGFVGGMSTAAMVYPWMTFHTESGEQVIRGIAQEIVDRLKERGGSPGHLRDTVGFVHSVTPYHPAIYQVVAADMLQEAGVRLLLHSFVDEVVALNNRVEAVRITNKSGRMELRAKVFVDTSGDADAAYLAGAAIAKGRDGDHQSQPMTMKFRMRGVNLERVKQYILEHPEDFYAKTPVAELERIPLTGVSGFYSQWQKAGVPINRDQVLFFTGPAEDEVLINCTRVQGLDATDAEDLTSAEQEGRKQVLMIAEFLQRDVPGFERASISAVASQIGIRESRRIIGHYSLTQEDVVTGRKFDDVIARSGYPIDIHDPSGQGVAAAFIKGDGAYDIPYRCLISSNIQNLLAAGRCISTTHEAHATTRLTPSCMATGEAAGTSAALAVQLQLDPLSLPVALLQEELRRNGAAI; encoded by the coding sequence ATGAGTGAACGGATGAGCATGAAGACAGAACAGGCCGATGTTGTTATTGTAGGGGGCGGCCCTGCGGGCATTACGGCGGCCCTTGCTGCCGGACGACAGGGTGTTCGTACGGTGCTGGTAGAGCGTTATGGGTTCGTTGGTGGAATGTCGACCGCCGCCATGGTCTATCCTTGGATGACTTTTCACACGGAGAGCGGCGAACAGGTCATTAGAGGCATTGCGCAGGAGATCGTTGACCGACTGAAGGAGCGAGGGGGATCACCAGGACATCTGCGCGATACAGTAGGGTTTGTGCATAGCGTTACACCATACCATCCGGCTATTTATCAGGTGGTTGCTGCGGATATGCTGCAAGAGGCTGGTGTTCGGCTGCTGTTACACAGCTTCGTGGATGAGGTGGTTGCTCTGAATAATCGGGTGGAAGCGGTTAGAATAACAAACAAATCGGGCCGAATGGAGCTTAGGGCAAAAGTATTTGTCGATACCAGTGGCGATGCAGATGCAGCTTATCTAGCTGGCGCTGCTATCGCAAAGGGACGGGATGGAGATCATCAGTCCCAGCCTATGACCATGAAATTTCGAATGCGTGGTGTAAATCTTGAGCGAGTAAAGCAGTATATCCTGGAGCACCCGGAAGATTTCTACGCCAAAACACCTGTTGCAGAGCTGGAGCGTATTCCGCTAACAGGTGTAAGCGGCTTTTATTCGCAATGGCAGAAGGCAGGTGTGCCGATTAACCGCGATCAGGTGTTGTTTTTTACCGGGCCGGCTGAAGATGAAGTGTTGATTAACTGTACCAGGGTTCAGGGGTTGGATGCTACCGATGCAGAAGATCTGACTTCTGCTGAGCAGGAAGGCAGGAAGCAGGTACTCATGATTGCTGAGTTCTTGCAGCGCGACGTGCCTGGATTCGAGCGTGCTTCGATATCCGCAGTAGCCTCCCAGATTGGCATACGTGAATCCAGACGGATCATTGGGCATTATTCTTTGACGCAGGAGGATGTGGTTACGGGGCGGAAGTTTGATGATGTCATCGCCAGAAGTGGTTATCCCATTGATATACATGATCCTTCCGGTCAAGGTGTAGCGGCTGCATTTATTAAAGGGGATGGAGCATACGACATTCCATACCGCTGTCTGATCTCCAGCAATATTCAAAACTTGCTGGCAGCAGGACGCTGCATCTCTACCACGCATGAGGCCCATGCTACAACAAGGTTGACCCCCAGCTGCATGGCTACGGGAGAGGCAGCCGGAACATCCGCTGCTTTGGCAGTGCAACTGCAGCTTGATCCGCTGTCACTCCCGGTTGCGTTGCTGCAGGAGGAACTACGGCGAAATGGAGCAGCGATTTGA
- a CDS encoding carbohydrate ABC transporter permease, with the protein MKAMAKPSFRTAGGAVGTYLLLTLISIIMIVPFIWMISTSFKEPQSIFTYPPQWIPEPFRFQNYIDVFRLIPFHRFYFNSVYIAVVVVLGTVFFASLAGYAFAKIPFKGRNVVFLILLSAMMIPHEVTAIPMFLFMRQLGWIDTHLPLILLPIFGAGGVFGIFVMRQFFITVPTELEEAAMVDGCNRFRIYAQIMLPIAKPGMATLTIFTFVTNWNEFFDPLIFINSRELMTLPLGLSLFTDEVGTAWQYLMSATVMATIPLLIVFFMAQRRFIEGVAMTGLKE; encoded by the coding sequence ATGAAGGCGATGGCTAAGCCGTCTTTTCGTACAGCAGGTGGGGCAGTCGGTACGTATTTGTTGCTGACCCTGATTTCAATCATTATGATTGTACCGTTTATCTGGATGATATCTACATCTTTTAAGGAGCCCCAGAGCATATTCACGTATCCACCACAGTGGATACCCGAACCGTTCCGATTTCAGAACTACATCGATGTTTTTCGATTGATTCCGTTTCATCGTTTCTATTTTAACAGTGTGTATATTGCTGTTGTCGTCGTGCTGGGTACGGTGTTCTTTGCTTCTCTTGCCGGATATGCATTTGCGAAGATACCATTCAAGGGCCGTAATGTGGTGTTCCTTATCCTGCTGAGTGCCATGATGATTCCCCACGAGGTAACGGCAATTCCGATGTTTTTGTTTATGAGGCAGCTGGGATGGATTGATACACATCTCCCGCTGATTTTACTTCCGATCTTTGGGGCAGGTGGCGTATTCGGCATCTTTGTGATGCGGCAGTTCTTCATTACGGTTCCTACCGAGCTGGAGGAAGCAGCGATGGTTGATGGATGCAACCGATTCCGGATCTATGCCCAGATTATGCTGCCCATTGCCAAGCCCGGCATGGCGACACTGACGATCTTTACCTTTGTGACCAACTGGAATGAGTTTTTCGATCCGCTGATTTTCATTAACTCTCGCGAGTTGATGACGCTGCCGCTAGGGCTGTCCCTGTTTACGGATGAAGTGGGTACGGCCTGGCAATATCTGATGAGCGCTACAGTCATGGCAACCATACCTCTGCTGATTGTCTTTTTCATGGCTCAACGGCGATTCATTGAGGGCGTTGCAATGACAGGATTGAAAGAATAG
- a CDS encoding carbohydrate ABC transporter permease, which yields MVLGFTLLLLFPMGLALYMSLTDWPLLGEHHFIGLDNYREIMIDKMFWRVLGNTVYFTAGLVPLNIVLALLLALLLSKSLRGIGIFRTAIFVPVMTSLIVWAIVWKLMYATESGLINQLLLMMGIKGPAWLYNQDLAMPAVIVTSVLKNVGLNMVLFIAAIQQVPRSLYEAAKLDGAGRQKTFFHVTLPMITPTVFLTVVMTVIGSLKVFGQIYVMTQGGPSNSTKVLVYYIWEKAFKLFQFGYASALAYVLFAIVLILTLLQWQLRKRWVFNEGDG from the coding sequence ATGGTTCTTGGTTTTACTCTGCTGCTGCTCTTTCCCATGGGCCTTGCGTTATACATGAGTTTGACCGATTGGCCATTGCTCGGAGAGCATCACTTTATCGGGCTAGATAACTACCGCGAGATCATGATCGACAAGATGTTCTGGAGGGTACTGGGAAACACGGTATATTTCACAGCCGGACTTGTTCCGCTGAATATTGTGCTCGCGCTGCTACTCGCTTTGCTGCTATCCAAAAGTCTGCGTGGCATCGGGATATTCCGTACAGCCATCTTCGTTCCGGTCATGACTTCACTTATTGTATGGGCAATTGTATGGAAGCTTATGTATGCGACAGAGTCGGGACTGATCAATCAGCTTCTGTTGATGATGGGCATCAAAGGACCAGCCTGGCTCTATAATCAGGATCTGGCGATGCCCGCAGTAATTGTGACCAGTGTGCTAAAAAATGTGGGCCTAAATATGGTATTGTTCATAGCCGCAATTCAGCAGGTGCCAAGATCACTGTACGAAGCGGCCAAACTGGACGGTGCAGGCAGGCAGAAGACTTTTTTTCACGTGACGCTTCCAATGATTACGCCCACCGTTTTTTTGACCGTGGTAATGACGGTCATCGGCTCGCTCAAAGTGTTCGGACAGATTTATGTCATGACACAGGGAGGGCCGAGCAATAGCACCAAGGTGTTGGTCTATTATATATGGGAAAAGGCATTCAAGCTGTTTCAGTTTGGCTACGCATCCGCATTGGCGTACGTGCTGTTTGCTATCGTACTGATCTTGACGCTGCTGCAATGGCAGCTTCGAAAGAGGTGGGTATTCAATGAAGGCGATGGCTAA
- a CDS encoding ABC transporter substrate-binding protein, whose translation MKKAGLMFMLVFIIVALIGCAGSDSGSDPENASAGEEEVELKFMMWGNQAHMDVYNKLIDSFTQENPGIKVTMESVPFAEYQQKISVLAAGGSLPDIAWVSERMIPQFKSNHILADVSEFKDDAEFKLGDYIPSTLDLFRDGDQLLGLPFSTPPVVMFYNKSLFDKAGLTDPNTLAAQGQWTWERFEETAKTIASKDATNRIYGANFFRDWKTWAVLSSYSWSYGSGPFDESMKQFTWNDPYGVQTLELLERMMFTDESHPKAGEQVSFDAGNVGMFFDNYSYVSKAREITDFEWSIAPMPAGSQGSVPMLGQAGYAMFNDSKHPEEAKKLLKFFASEQGIQATATYFVPPRTSVLNSDVFINQPNNPSKEHIVQAVIDEMPKARLIPGHIRWQDIDNAVLQGFDRLFARLATPQDNLKQMQGEIQGLLE comes from the coding sequence ATGAAGAAAGCAGGACTGATGTTTATGCTCGTATTCATCATTGTTGCATTAATTGGCTGTGCAGGCTCCGATTCCGGCAGTGATCCTGAGAATGCATCCGCAGGAGAAGAAGAGGTTGAACTGAAGTTCATGATGTGGGGGAATCAGGCGCACATGGACGTATATAACAAGTTGATTGATAGCTTCACACAGGAAAATCCCGGCATCAAGGTGACAATGGAATCTGTACCCTTTGCGGAATACCAGCAAAAAATCTCTGTGCTTGCAGCCGGCGGCTCGCTACCGGATATCGCCTGGGTCTCCGAGCGGATGATTCCGCAATTCAAATCCAATCACATTCTGGCAGACGTATCCGAATTCAAGGATGATGCAGAGTTCAAGCTGGGTGACTATATTCCAAGTACGCTGGATCTGTTTCGGGATGGTGATCAACTGCTTGGCTTGCCGTTCTCTACCCCTCCAGTCGTTATGTTCTACAACAAATCGCTCTTCGACAAGGCTGGCCTTACAGATCCCAACACGCTCGCCGCTCAAGGGCAATGGACGTGGGAACGATTTGAAGAGACAGCAAAAACGATTGCCAGCAAGGATGCGACAAACCGAATCTACGGTGCCAACTTTTTTCGTGATTGGAAGACTTGGGCTGTTCTTTCCTCCTATTCCTGGTCTTATGGCAGCGGTCCTTTCGATGAGAGCATGAAGCAGTTCACCTGGAATGATCCTTATGGTGTGCAAACCTTGGAATTGCTTGAACGGATGATGTTTACCGATGAGTCCCACCCGAAGGCGGGTGAGCAGGTCAGCTTCGATGCCGGTAATGTGGGTATGTTTTTCGACAACTACAGCTATGTGTCCAAAGCAAGAGAGATTACGGACTTCGAATGGAGTATCGCCCCGATGCCTGCAGGATCTCAGGGCAGTGTGCCCATGCTGGGTCAGGCGGGATATGCCATGTTCAATGACAGCAAGCATCCCGAAGAAGCGAAGAAACTGCTGAAGTTTTTCGCTAGTGAACAGGGAATACAGGCCACGGCAACTTACTTTGTCCCGCCGCGTACCTCTGTACTGAATTCGGATGTTTTCATTAATCAGCCGAATAATCCAAGCAAGGAACATATTGTTCAGGCAGTAATTGATGAAATGCCCAAAGCACGCTTGATTCCGGGCCATATTCGCTGGCAGGATATCGACAATGCAGTGCTGCAGGGTTTCGATCGATTGTTCGCCCGTTTAGCCACACCTCAGGATAATCTGAAGCAGATGCAGGGAGAGATTCAAGGTCTGCTGGAATAA
- a CDS encoding response regulator transcription factor, whose translation MYKVLLVEDERVILDGLRELIIQTAPEFRVMGEASGGTEALDFLRSDVPDVLITDIRMREMDGLTLVSKAREMYPELLMIIISGYGEFEYARRAMEYGVLNYLLKPVELQEWITAIQKVQLLLDRRYGVSSSQTLDTTGEAQCNSGDTRKIIRDVKEYIRLHPDGDLRLQTIAALVHLNPTYLSQLFKNETGTTYSEYIAEARMERAKWLLVNTQLKIYDVARLSGHQSPKHFMLVFKQQVGWTAGEYRNRFSTDEQL comes from the coding sequence ATGTATAAAGTTTTGCTTGTGGAAGATGAGAGGGTCATCCTCGACGGGTTGCGGGAGCTGATTATTCAGACAGCTCCCGAGTTTCGCGTTATGGGTGAAGCTTCTGGAGGAACTGAGGCTCTGGATTTTTTGAGAAGTGATGTGCCTGATGTGCTGATTACGGATATTCGCATGCGAGAAATGGATGGACTGACCCTGGTATCCAAAGCTAGGGAAATGTACCCCGAACTGCTGATGATCATCATTAGCGGCTATGGCGAGTTTGAGTATGCACGCAGAGCGATGGAATATGGCGTACTGAATTACCTGCTGAAGCCGGTGGAACTCCAAGAGTGGATTACAGCCATTCAGAAAGTTCAGCTGCTGCTGGACCGCAGGTACGGCGTTTCGTCCAGTCAGACGCTAGATACAACGGGGGAAGCACAGTGTAACAGTGGAGATACGCGAAAGATCATTCGTGATGTAAAGGAATATATCAGGCTCCACCCTGATGGAGATCTGCGCCTGCAGACCATAGCGGCACTTGTTCATCTGAACCCAACCTATCTAAGCCAGCTTTTCAAAAATGAAACGGGGACAACCTATTCGGAATACATCGCTGAGGCACGCATGGAGCGAGCCAAGTGGCTGTTGGTTAACACCCAACTAAAAATCTATGATGTAGCAAGATTATCTGGGCATCAGAGTCCCAAACACTTCATGCTGGTATTCAAACAGCAGGTGGGTTGGACGGCAGGGGAATATCGGAACCGATTCAGTACGGATGAGCAGCTGTAG